A genomic window from Lycium barbarum isolate Lr01 chromosome 4, ASM1917538v2, whole genome shotgun sequence includes:
- the LOC132634850 gene encoding G-patch domain-containing protein 1, with amino-acid sequence MAAPEAPVNYVGVARKSAAFRLMKQMGWEEGEGLGKNKQGIKGYVRVQNKQDTAGIGTEKPNEWAFDTAQFDSILKRLKVQSAETNNDEVKEKKEVQNDSATRTSKGEQETVAKSTRPQGRYKKRERGKLVHAYSSQDLEGILVKKAKTETNDDQKVPDTAESIIVADDAGNEDQGVPSEWWGYKNGFVSGGFLGSQARRKKSSSSEKMRDFSDRTTFHEEDQENLYNLVQNTATTGKQGLGIKDRPKKVAGCYFEGKKTSFDDSDEEDSSESNPPMKEEYEEISDPVKNGEPKLKLKKLCKRLLKQAPGNSLKLKQLKVLIDEQSSDLFCNFTKKEAIAFLKSKLEGSDKFSVEGKRVSLS; translated from the exons ATGGCGGCGCCGGAAGCTCCAGTTAACTATGTCGGAGTTGCCAGAAAATCCGCCGCCTTCCGCCTCATGAAACAAATG GGATGGGAAGAAGGAGAAGGCCTAGGCAAGAACAAACAAGGAATCAAAGGATATGTCAGAGTTCAGAACAAACAAGACACTGCAG GTATAGGTACCGAAAAGCCAAATGAGTGGGCGTTTGACACTGCTCAGTTTGATAGCATACTTAAAAGATTGAAAGTG CAATCAGCTGAAACCAACAATGATGAAG taaaagagaaaaaagaagtgCAAAATGACTCGGCAACAAGAACTTCTAAGGGTGAACAAGAGACTGTTGCTAAGAGTACTCGGCCTCAAGGAAG ATATAAGAAAAGGGAGAGAGGAAAGCTTGTGCACGCATATTCATCTCAGGATCTTGAAGGAATTCTT GTCAAAAAGGCAAAAACAGAGACAAATGATGATCAGAAGGTGCCAGATACAGCGGAGAGTATTATTGTTGCAGATGATGCAG GGAATGAAGATCAAGGTGTTCCCTCAGAATGGTGGGGCTATAAAAATGGATTTGTTTCAGGAGGATTTCTTGGAAGTCAAGCTCGGAGAAAAAAGTCATCCTCGTCCGAGAAGATGCGAGACTTCAGTGACAGGACCACATTCCATGAGGAGGATCAAGAAAATCTTTATAACCTTGTGCAA AACACAGCCACAACTGGAAAACAAGGACTGGGTATTAAGGACCGGCCGAAGAAGGTTGCTGGTTGCTACTTTGAGGGGAAAAAGACGTCCTTTGACGATAGCGACGAAGAAGATTCTTCTGAGTCAAACCCTCCCATGAAAGAAGAATATGAAGAAATCAGTGACCCAGTCAAAAATGGTGAACCAAAATTGAAGCTGAAGAAATTGTGTAAACGGCTGTTGAAACAG GCACCTGGGAACTCGTTAAAGCTGAAGCAGCTTAAAGTGCTAATTGATGAACAATCATCAGATCTTTTCTGCAATTTCACTAAAAAAGAGGCTATTGCTTTTTTGAAGAGCAAG CTTGAAGGCAGTGACAAGTTCTCAGTGGAGGGGAAGAGGGTGTCTCTTTCTTAA
- the LOC132634851 gene encoding meiotic recombination protein SPO11-2, translating to MGELSRSTIFFSDQHLCYADIIPPSQVRARIEVAVLNFLKALSSNSPSISDLSLISRNSSNSRVSRGLLTGDSWIFLSHSFCMRSLTKEKSAKSFIRVWKVMEMCYQILVQDKRVTQRELYYKLLCDSPDYFTSQLQVNRTIQDLVALLRCSRYSLGIMASSRGAIAGRLLLQEPNKEVVDCSTCGSSGYAISGDLDLLKNLTMETDARYIIVVEKHAIFQRLAEDRVFNQIPCILITAKGFPDIATRFLLHRLCRTFPNLPVLGLVDWNPAGLAILCTFKFGSIGMGLEAYRYACNVKWLGLRKDDINQLIPEESLEPLKPRDLQTAKSLMSSEILQDSYKEEVAAMVESGRRAEIEALYCHGYDYLVKFVATKIVQANYL from the exons ATGGGAGAATTGAGCAGATCAACAATTTTCTTCTCTGATCAACACCTCTGTTACGCCGATATTATTCCTCCTTCACAG GTCCGAGCTAGAATAGAAGTTGCGGTTCTGAATTTTCTTAAAGCACTAAGTTCGAATTCTCCGTCAATTTCCGATCTATCACTG ATCAGTAGGAACTCCAGCAATAGCAGAGTGAGCCGAGGGTTACTGACCGGTGATTCATGGATCTTTCTGTCCCATTCTTTTTGCATGCGATCCTTAACAAAAGAAAAAAGTGCCAAGTCATTCATAAGAG TTTGGAAGGTTATGGAAATGTGCTACCAAATTCTGGTTCAGGATAAGAGGGTGACTCAGAGAGAGCTATATTACAAGCTGCTCTGTGATTCACCAGATTATTTCACTTCTCAATTGCAGGTCAATAGGACCATCCAAG acttggtggctttgcttcgatGCAGCCGTTATAGCCTTGGAATAATGGCATCAAGCAGAGGGGCAATAGCAGGCCGTTTATTGTTGCAG GAGCCAAACAAGGAAGTTGTTGACTGCTCTACTTGTGGATCTTCGGGTTATGCTATATCTGGAGACCTGGATTTGTTGAAAAATTTAACCATGGAGACAGATGCACGATATATCATTGTGGTGGAGAAG CATGCTATATTCCAGCGACTGGCTGAGGATCGTGTATTCAATCAAATCCCATGCATTCTGATCACTGCCAAGGGATTCCCTGATATTGCCACTAG GTTTCTTCTTCATCGACTGTGTCGGACATTCCCCAATTTGCCAGTCCTGGGGCTGGTTGACTG GAATCCAGCTGGATTAGCAATTCTTTGCACCTTCAAGTTCGGAAGCATAGGGATGGGACTTGAAGCATACAGATATG CTTGCAATGTCAAGTGGCTAGGACTGCGAAAGGATGATATTAATCAACTTATACCTGAAGAATCATTGGAGCCCTTGAAACCTCGCGATCTGCAGACTGCCAAAAGCTTGATGTCATCAGAGATTTTGCAG GATAGCTACAAAGAAGAGGTGGCAGCAATGGTTGAGAGCGGTCGACGGGCAGAGATTGAAGCTCTTTATTGTCATGGATATGATTACTTGGTGAAGTTCGTAGCCACAAAAATAGTGCAAGCTAATTATCTCTGA